Proteins encoded by one window of Clostridium bornimense:
- a CDS encoding CoA-disulfide reductase, protein MKVIIIGGIAAGASAAAKLKRVNRDVEVIIYEKSSIISFGACGLPYYVGEFFKGSNNMIARTPEDFEKTDVKVRVNHEVIDVDFNNKTIVVKDTINNNEFTDKYDKLMIATGARNFIPPIKNIELKNVCTLRTMEDGKRLKSLLKDNKNKKVAIIGAGFIGLEAVEAVKNCGKDVSLFQLEDRILKEVFDKEITDILEDELRKHDVNLYLNETVLEIIGDDKVEGIRTNLREIEADIVILATGVKPNTDIFKDKGIKMLKNGAILVDEYGETSIKDVYSAGDCATINSFVTGENIYVPLATGANKLGRIVGENLAGGNIKFQGSLASSCIKVMNMEAARTGLSEEEVKKKGLDYKVKFIKDMNQTNYYPGQSEIYVKIIYDALNKKILGGQIVGYKDAVQRVNVLAACIFAGITTEQLGMLDLCYAPPFSRTWDVLNVAGNVSK, encoded by the coding sequence ATGAAAGTTATAATAATAGGAGGAATAGCAGCTGGTGCTAGTGCAGCAGCAAAACTAAAAAGAGTAAATAGAGATGTAGAAGTAATTATTTATGAAAAGTCCAGTATAATTTCTTTTGGCGCATGCGGACTTCCTTATTATGTTGGAGAGTTTTTTAAGGGAAGTAACAATATGATAGCAAGAACACCAGAAGATTTTGAAAAAACTGATGTAAAGGTTAGAGTGAATCATGAGGTTATAGATGTAGATTTTAATAATAAAACTATTGTTGTAAAAGATACTATTAATAACAATGAATTTACAGATAAATATGATAAGCTAATGATTGCAACAGGAGCAAGAAATTTTATTCCGCCTATAAAAAATATAGAACTTAAGAATGTTTGTACTTTAAGAACTATGGAAGATGGAAAAAGATTAAAATCGTTACTGAAAGATAATAAAAACAAGAAGGTAGCCATAATTGGTGCTGGATTTATTGGACTAGAAGCAGTTGAGGCTGTGAAAAACTGTGGAAAAGACGTATCATTATTTCAATTAGAAGATAGAATACTTAAAGAAGTCTTTGATAAAGAAATAACAGATATTTTAGAAGATGAGTTAAGAAAACATGATGTGAACTTATATCTAAATGAAACAGTCTTAGAGATTATAGGTGATGATAAAGTAGAAGGAATAAGAACTAACCTGAGAGAAATAGAAGCGGATATAGTTATTTTAGCAACAGGAGTAAAACCAAATACTGATATTTTTAAAGATAAAGGTATAAAGATGCTTAAAAATGGTGCAATATTAGTGGATGAATATGGTGAAACTTCTATAAAAGATGTTTATTCAGCAGGAGATTGTGCAACTATAAATAGTTTTGTTACAGGTGAAAATATCTATGTGCCATTAGCTACAGGTGCTAATAAATTAGGTAGAATAGTAGGTGAAAATCTTGCTGGTGGTAATATAAAGTTTCAAGGTTCTTTAGCTTCAAGTTGCATAAAGGTTATGAATATGGAAGCTGCAAGGACAGGATTATCTGAAGAAGAGGTTAAGAAAAAAGGATTAGATTATAAAGTTAAATTTATAAAAGATATGAATCAAACAAATTATTACCCGGGTCAAAGTGAAATATATGTAAAAATTATATATGATGCGCTAAATAAGAAAATATTAGGTGGTCAGATAGTTGGGTATAAAGATGCAGTTCAAAGGGTAAATGTGTTAGCAGCGTGTATTTTTGCTGGTATCACAACAGAACAATTAGGAATGTTAGATTTATGTTATGCTCCACCTTTTTCGAGAACATGGGATGTACTAAATGTAGCAGGAAATGTAAGTAAATAA